Within Kutzneria chonburiensis, the genomic segment GCGTTCGGAGACCACGGTCGCCAGGGCGTCCAGGAGCAGCAGCAGCCCGCGGCCGCCGGCGTCGACAACGCCGCGCTCGGCCAGCACAGCCAGCTGCCTCGGCGTGTCCGCAAGCGCTTGCGCAGCGGCCTTCACCGCCGCGCCGGCCACGTCGTCCAGCAGGTCGGAGCCGCATTCCTCGGCGGCGTCGGCCGCCGCCGTCAGCACCGACAACACGGTGCCGGCGACCGGCTTGGCCACGGCGGCCGTGGCCAGTTCGTCGGCCCGGCGCAGGGCGGTCCTGAGCGCGGTGCCGCTGACCGTCAGCGCGCCCTCCCAGCTCTCGGCCAGCCCGCGCAGCACCTGCGAGAGGATCACGCCCGAGTTGCCCCGCGCGCCCGCCACCGCCCCCTTGGCCAGCGCCGACACCGCCGCGCCGACCGCGTCCGCCGGGTCGCGGACCAGGGCGTCCAGCGCCGAGCGCATGGTGTGCAGCAGGTTCGTGCCGGTGTCGCCGTCGGCGACCGGGTAGACGTTGATGCGGTCGATGGCCTCGCGGTCCGCGTCCAGCGCGCGCACCCCGGCCGCCGCCCACCGGCGGACCGCGTCGGCGTCCAGCGCCTCCAGCACGTCCGAGCCCTCCTGTTCGCAGCCTCCGCGGCCGAGGGTAGCGGGGCCGGTTTGGAGCCCCGCCGGATCACCGGTTACCCTGTCATGGTTGCTCTGGTCCGTGGTTGGCCCGGATCAGCGCGCGTCCGTGCCGGTGGCAACGCTCGGTCGGATGCCCCGTGAGGACCATCATTACTTGAAGGAGTGTCTGACATGGCTGCCGTCTGCGACGTCTGCGGCAAGGGGCCGGGCTTCGGCATGTCGGTCTCGCACTCGCACCGCCGGACCAACCGTCGGTGGAACCCGAACATCCAGTCGGTGCGCGCCAAGGTCGCGCCCGGCCAGCGTGCCCGGGTCAACGTGTGCACCTCGTGCCTGAAGGCCGGCAAGGTCGTCCGCGGCTGAGCCGAAGGGGACCGTAGGGGCCGTGTGGACTTCGTCCACACGGCCCCTTCTCTGTGCTTGTTTCAGCCAACGAGCGCGGCCTCCGGGCTGGGCGCGGGAGTCCGGGCGAAGCGCTGGGCCAGCCAGGCACAGACCATGAGCTGGATCTGGTGAAACAGCATCAGCGGCAGCACGATCAAGCCGACCGAGGCCGCCGGGAACAGCACTCCGGCCATCGGCAGGCCGCTGGCCAGGGACTTCTTCGACCCGGCGAACATGATCGTGATCCGGTCCTCGCGGGAGAACCCGAGCCACTTCGGGACGTACCAGGTAAATGCGAGCACGAGGCCCAGCAGCGCGACGTTCACGCCGACGAGTACCAGCAGGCTCGTCAGCGAGAGCCGGCCCCAGATGCCCGCGACCACGCCTTCGCTGAACGCCGTGTAGACGACCAGCAGCACCGAGCCGCGGTCGACCAGGCCCAGCACCGCCTTGTGCCGCGTGACGAATCCCGTCAGCCAGCGGCGGGCCAGTTGGCCGAGCACGAACGGCAGCAGCAGTTGGAGCGTGATGTCCAGCAGGGCCTGGGCCGAGAAGCCGCCACCCCTGGTCGTCAGCAGGGCGCCGACCAGCAGCGGCGTCAGCACGATGCCGACCAGGTTCGAGAACGAGGCCGCGCAGATCGCCGCCGACACGTTGCCGCGGGCGATCGAGGTGAAGGCGATCGAGGACTGCACCGTCGACGGCAGGAAGCATACGTAGAGCAGGCCGAGGTACAGCTCCGGCGAGATCACTCCCGGCACCAGGAACCTCAGCCCCAGTCCCAGCAGCGGGAACAGCACGAAGGTCGCCGCGAACACCGTGCCGTGCAGGCGCCAGTGCTTGATGCCGGCGAGCGCGTCCTGCGGCGACAGGCGGATGCCGTACAGGAAGAACAGCAGGCCGATCGCCACCGTCGTCGCGTCGCCGAACACCGGCACCCACACCCCGCGGGCCGGCAGTACTGACGCCAGCGCCACTGTTCCGAGGATGGCCACGATGTAGGGGTCGATGCGACGCATACATCCAGGATCGATGCAGATCAGCGATTCGGAAACACGCTAACCGCTCTGACTGTGTTCACGAAACGCGATAACGTCGGCCTCGGCCGCACAATGGGCTCCATGTGCCGATCCATCAAGACCTTGCGCCCGCCGTTCACCGACCACGTCACGGACTCCGACATCCGCGCCGCCGCCCTCCAGTACGTCCGCAAGCTCTCCGGCTTCCGCGCCCCCGCCGCCCACAACGCCGAGGCCTTCGCCCGTGCCGTCGACGCCGTGGCCGCCGCCACCGCCGACCTGTTGTCGTCCTTGGAGGTCCGCGGCCAGCACCAGCACTAGCTCTTGCGACGCCGGAGCACGACCTGCCACGCGCTCAACGCCGCCAGCTCGGCCAGCAGCACCGCGAGCACAATGCCGTCGCGCTCGGGGTAGCCGTCCCAGAGCCGTGGCGGCGACAGGACCATGCCGGCCGCCAGCAACAGCGCCAGGATCGCTACCGCGACCAGCGCTGGCGTACCGGCTTCGCGCAGCACCTCTGGCGTGCACCGGTTGGCCAACCCCTGGCGTCGGAACAACATCGCCACCAGGCCGTACAGGATCAGCACCAGCACGGCCGGCACAACCGGGCCGAGCCTCGGGGCCAGGATCGCGGCGAGGCTGCCGAACAGCACGGCCGCGATCACGTGCGGCAGGAACGGAAAGAGCATCCGAGCCGGGTGCCGGCGCGGTGCCGGTGCTGCCGGAGGCGTCGACTCGTTGACGATGTAGACGTCACGGAGCTGGTACACGTCGCGGATGTCGCGGGCCTGGACCACGTTGCCCGGATCGCCGGTCAGCTCGTTCTTCGTCTCACCCGGCTCGGGTATGTCTTCTTCCTCCGTCACGGCAACTTCCACTCGATCGGCTGCGCCCCCTGCCGTACGAGCAGGTCGTTGGCTCGGCTGAACGGCTTCGAGCCGAAGAACCCCCGGTCCGCCGACATCGGGCTCGGGTGGGCCGACTCGATGCACGGCACCCCCGACAGGAGCGGCGCCAGGCTTCGGGCATTGCTGCCCCACAGGATCGCCACCAGCGGCGTCCTCCGCGCGTGCAGCGCCCGGATCGCCTGCTCCGTCACCTGTTCCCAGCCCTTGCCCTTGTGCGAGTTCGGCCGCCCCGGCGCCACCGTCAGCGACCTGTTCAGCAGCAGCACCCCTTGCTCCGCCCAGGGCGACAGATCCCCGTTCGACGGCCTCGGCAGGCCCAGGTCCGATTCCATCTCCGTGTAGATGTTGGCCAGGCTCCTCGGAATCGGCCGCACCTCCGGCGCGACGGAGAAGCTCAGGCCGACGGCGTGCCCGGGCGTCGGGTAGGGGTCCTGGCCGACGATGAGCACCCGCACGTCCGCGAACGGCTGCTTGAACGCGCGCAGCACGTTCTCCCCCGCCGGCAGATACGTGCGCCCCGCCGCCACTTCGGCGCGTAGGAAGTCGCCCATCTCACTGATCCGGTCCGCGACCGGCTCCAACGCCTGCGCCCAGCCGGCTTCGACAACTTCGTTCAACGGACGGGAAGACATGCCGCGAACTGTATCCGGCGCCACCGACACTTCCGGACGGGGCAACCGCCGCCTCGATGTCAGGGGTGGTGGATACGGTGCGGACCACTTGACCATCTGACTTCGTGGAGGACAGGGGTGGGCGCGAAGACAGCGCTGCTGGCGTTGGCCGACGGCGACATCCGACCGGTGTTGGCGACCGGTGCACGCTCGACACAGGCCGAGGCCGAAGAGTTGGTGCGCCGGGTCTTTCCGGGCTACTCGACCGAGTCCATCGGTGAGGGCTCGCTGTTCGAGCACGAGTACCCGCCGGATGACATCGCCTACGCCACCGCGCTGCCCGGGGTGGAGTTGTTGAGCGACCGGCGGCTCGCACGCGACCTACCGTCGGAGCTGCCGGTTCACCTGCGCAAGCTGGGCGCCGGGCGGCGAATCATCATGCACGGCATGCATTCGGTGGTGGACTGGCTCGGCTTCGCCGTGTGGGAGGACGGCGAGCTGGTCCGCTCGCTGAGCCTGTCACCCGACGACGGCATCGTGGAGAACATCGGCCAGCCCTACGACTTCGAGTTGCCGTACTGGGCGGGTGACCATCCGGTCGAGCCCATCCCCGGCTGGCCGAACCAGAGGCCGTATCCGTTGCCGTTTCATCCCCTGGAGCTGGGCGAACTGGCGCTGCGCGCGCTGTTCGGATTCGTGATCGAAGGCTATCCCGACCCGAACGACATCGATACCGGGAGCGTTCCACTGCACGGCTTCCGCGTGACGGATCCCGCTGGGCACGAGCAGGCCGCGCGTGAAGCCGCCCGCGCGAGGACGCTCGCGATGATGGGACCGCCGCGGATGTTCCGGATGGGACCCGATGGGACGATGCAAGAGACCACGCTCGACAACCCGTAGCGGTCTCGCGGCGAACACTGCCCGCCGATCCGGACGGCTGCTGACTTTCAATCCTGACCAGTTCCAAAGTTCTCATCCCCTTCCGGCGGCGCGGCAGCCGCTCGCGCCGCCGGAAGGGGCGGATGGGCGGGAGAGGTGGCCAGGACAGGACCCCACGGCCGCCCACCCGGTATCAAGCGCTGGCCAGGGCGACGGACTCCTTGCGGGTGCCGTAGCGACGGGCCAGCCAAGCGCAGACCATGAGCTGGAGCTGGTGGAAGAGCATGAGAGGCAAGACCGCAAGGCCGACGGTGGCGGCGGGAAAGAGGACGGTGGCCATGGGGAGGCCACTCGCGAGGGACTTCTTGGAGCCGCAGAAGACGATGGCGATCTCGTCCTCGGTGGAGAACTGCAGGCGCCGGGCGGCGTAGGTGGTGACGGCCATGACCACGGCCAGCAACACCAGGTTGACGGCCAACAACACGAGCAAAGAGAGCCAAGAGAGGCGGCCCCAGATGCCGGCTACGACGCCCTCGGAAAAGGCGGCGTAGACGACCAAGAGGATGGAACCGCGGTCGACGTAGCCGAGGATTCGGCGGTGGTGGGAGAGGAAGCCACCGATCCAACGGCGGAGGAGCTGACCGGCGAGGAAAGGGGCCAAGAGCTGCAAGGTGATGTCGCGCACGGCACCGAGGGAGATGCCGCCGGTGCCGGTGAAGAGGAAGACGGTGACGAGCAAGGGCGTCAACAAGATGCCGATGAGGTTGGAGAAGGACGCCGAACAGATGGCGGCGGCGACGTTGCCGCGGGCGATGGAGGTGAAGGCGATGGAGGACTGGACGGTGGACGGCAGACAGCAGAGGAACATCAAGCCGGTCCACAGCTCGGGGGTCAGGGCCCACGGAACCAGCAGCCGGGAGAGCAAACCCAACAGGGGGAACAGGACGAAGGTCGACAAGAAGACCAAGCCGTGCAGTCGCCAGTGGCGGAGGCCGTCGAGGGCCTCACGGGTGGAAAGCCTTGCGCCGTAGAGGAAGAACAGCAGACCGATGGCGAAGGTCGTGACGAGGCCGAAGCCGGTGGCCACCGCCCCGCTCGCCGGGAGCAGCGAGGCGACGGCCACCGTCAACAGCAGGGCCACGATGTAGGGATCAACCCGCAACCGTGACATCGCGACGATCCAACTTGGGGTGGTGCCGGGAAATGTTGCGCTCCAACAGGTCGATGGACGCGGCGACGCCGACGTCACCCTCGGAGACCTCGGGCAGGCG encodes:
- a CDS encoding bile acid:sodium symporter family protein translates to MSRLRVDPYIVALLLTVAVASLLPASGAVATGFGLVTTFAIGLLFFLYGARLSTREALDGLRHWRLHGLVFLSTFVLFPLLGLLSRLLVPWALTPELWTGLMFLCCLPSTVQSSIAFTSIARGNVAAAICSASFSNLIGILLTPLLVTVFLFTGTGGISLGAVRDITLQLLAPFLAGQLLRRWIGGFLSHHRRILGYVDRGSILLVVYAAFSEGVVAGIWGRLSWLSLLVLLAVNLVLLAVVMAVTTYAARRLQFSTEDEIAIVFCGSKKSLASGLPMATVLFPAATVGLAVLPLMLFHQLQLMVCAWLARRYGTRKESVALASA
- a CDS encoding bile acid:sodium symporter family protein yields the protein MRRIDPYIVAILGTVALASVLPARGVWVPVFGDATTVAIGLLFFLYGIRLSPQDALAGIKHWRLHGTVFAATFVLFPLLGLGLRFLVPGVISPELYLGLLYVCFLPSTVQSSIAFTSIARGNVSAAICAASFSNLVGIVLTPLLVGALLTTRGGGFSAQALLDITLQLLLPFVLGQLARRWLTGFVTRHKAVLGLVDRGSVLLVVYTAFSEGVVAGIWGRLSLTSLLVLVGVNVALLGLVLAFTWYVPKWLGFSREDRITIMFAGSKKSLASGLPMAGVLFPAASVGLIVLPLMLFHQIQLMVCAWLAQRFARTPAPSPEAALVG
- a CDS encoding DUF6928 family protein, coding for MGAKTALLALADGDIRPVLATGARSTQAEAEELVRRVFPGYSTESIGEGSLFEHEYPPDDIAYATALPGVELLSDRRLARDLPSELPVHLRKLGAGRRIIMHGMHSVVDWLGFAVWEDGELVRSLSLSPDDGIVENIGQPYDFELPYWAGDHPVEPIPGWPNQRPYPLPFHPLELGELALRALFGFVIEGYPDPNDIDTGSVPLHGFRVTDPAGHEQAAREAARARTLAMMGPPRMFRMGPDGTMQETTLDNP
- a CDS encoding uracil-DNA glycosylase, which translates into the protein MSSRPLNEVVEAGWAQALEPVADRISEMGDFLRAEVAAGRTYLPAGENVLRAFKQPFADVRVLIVGQDPYPTPGHAVGLSFSVAPEVRPIPRSLANIYTEMESDLGLPRPSNGDLSPWAEQGVLLLNRSLTVAPGRPNSHKGKGWEQVTEQAIRALHARRTPLVAILWGSNARSLAPLLSGVPCIESAHPSPMSADRGFFGSKPFSRANDLLVRQGAQPIEWKLP
- the rpmB gene encoding 50S ribosomal protein L28: MAAVCDVCGKGPGFGMSVSHSHRRTNRRWNPNIQSVRAKVAPGQRARVNVCTSCLKAGKVVRG
- a CDS encoding DUF2277 family protein yields the protein MCRSIKTLRPPFTDHVTDSDIRAAALQYVRKLSGFRAPAAHNAEAFARAVDAVAAATADLLSSLEVRGQHQH